A section of the Gemmatimonadales bacterium genome encodes:
- a CDS encoding prepilin-type N-terminal cleavage/methylation domain-containing protein has protein sequence MLRNRKGFTLIELLIVVVIIGILAAIAIPKFAATKDKAKLASVKSDV, from the coding sequence ATGTTGCGCAATCGCAAGGGCTTTACCCTGATCGAGCTGCTGATCGTGGTCGTGATCATCGGCATTCTGGCGGCCATCGCCATCCCGAAGTTCGCCGCGACGAAGGACAAGGCGAAGCTGGCGTCGGTGAAGTCCGACGTC